A genomic stretch from Corynebacterium sp. 21KM1197 includes:
- a CDS encoding alpha/beta hydrolase, translated as MRHFTFELHDRVIHKEVRFNNRFGIEIAGDIYIPKNATAQSPALVCCGAFGAVKEQASGFYANAMAARGFITLAFDGSFTGESGGPQNVASTDVMTEDVMSAIDELGRQPEVDRERIGLIGICGWGSIALHAASLDKRVRAVATVSMFDLSFIGGVDEETRQNTLDELAVHRWRDVDAGRLQLGPHRFPQGPPEQGDSEEKDMYDYYLNRAFHENSIISGGAWTVTNQISLMHGGLLDFIKDISPRPILLIHGENARTKGNSIKAYENAREPKELMIIPQAGHCTLYDRTDKIPFDKLEGFFQEKMQLTPDRATLQIGD; from the coding sequence ATGCGGCATTTTACTTTTGAACTGCATGACAGAGTTATCCACAAAGAGGTGCGGTTTAACAATCGCTTCGGTATCGAGATTGCCGGGGACATATATATTCCCAAAAATGCGACTGCACAGAGCCCGGCCCTCGTATGTTGCGGCGCATTCGGAGCCGTCAAAGAACAGGCATCCGGGTTCTATGCCAACGCCATGGCCGCCCGGGGATTTATCACTCTTGCCTTTGATGGATCATTTACCGGGGAAAGCGGTGGCCCTCAAAATGTAGCGTCCACCGATGTGATGACCGAAGATGTCATGTCCGCCATCGACGAACTAGGCAGGCAGCCCGAGGTAGATAGGGAGCGCATCGGTCTCATCGGCATCTGTGGCTGGGGCTCCATAGCCCTGCACGCGGCCTCCCTGGACAAGCGAGTTCGGGCGGTGGCCACCGTTTCCATGTTTGATCTCTCCTTTATCGGTGGCGTGGACGAGGAGACAAGGCAGAATACCCTGGATGAATTAGCTGTTCACAGATGGCGGGACGTCGATGCCGGGCGGTTACAGCTTGGGCCGCATCGCTTCCCTCAGGGACCTCCCGAACAAGGGGACAGCGAAGAGAAAGATATGTATGACTACTATCTGAACCGCGCCTTCCATGAAAATTCAATCATCTCCGGCGGAGCCTGGACGGTGACTAACCAAATCTCTCTCATGCACGGTGGGTTACTGGACTTCATCAAGGATATTTCTCCGCGTCCCATTCTTCTCATTCATGGCGAAAACGCTCGCACCAAGGGCAATAGCATCAAGGCCTACGAAAACGCCAGGGAGCCCAAAGAACTGATGATAATTCCCCAGGCCGGACACTGCACCCTTTACGACCGCACAGATAAGATTCCCTTTGATAAACTTGAGGGCTTTTTCCAGGAAAAGATGCAACTCACACCTGACCGCGCAACCCTTCAGATTGGAGACTAA
- the rplI gene encoding 50S ribosomal protein L9: MKLILTAAVENLGVAGDIVEVKDGYGRNYLLPRGLAIVATRGAEKQIEGIKRAQEARAIRDLDHAREIREQLDTLEGVTVSVRTSDKGKLFGSVKADDIVNAVKKAGGPNLDKRVIELPKNLVKTTGKYRVKAQLHKDIAANVNFEVVSA; this comes from the coding sequence ATGAAACTGATCCTCACCGCTGCCGTTGAGAACCTCGGTGTCGCTGGTGACATCGTTGAGGTTAAGGACGGCTACGGACGCAACTACCTGCTTCCGCGCGGCCTGGCCATCGTGGCTACCCGCGGTGCTGAGAAGCAGATCGAGGGCATCAAGCGTGCCCAGGAGGCTCGCGCAATCCGCGACCTCGACCACGCCCGTGAGATCCGCGAGCAGCTCGACACCCTGGAGGGCGTGACGGTCTCCGTGCGCACCTCGGACAAGGGCAAGCTCTTCGGCTCCGTGAAGGCCGATGACATCGTGAACGCAGTGAAGAAGGCCGGTGGCCCGAACCTGGATAAGCGCGTGATCGAGCTTCCGAAGAACCTGGTCAAGACGACCGGCAAGTACCGCGTGAAGGCACAGCTGCACAAGGATATTGCGGCTAATGTGAACTTTGAGGTCGTCTCCGCGTAA
- a CDS encoding single-stranded DNA-binding protein — protein MAQGDTNITVVGNCVNDPELRFTPSGAAVANFRVASTPRRFNSQTNQWEDGEALFLTCNVWRQAAENVAETISKGMRIIVTGRLRQRSYQNREGENRTVYEIEVDEVGPSLRYASAQVNRNPREGGGNRGGQPGGGFGGNYGGQQASQGNQGGFGGSQPQQQPMGGGNSAPANDPWNSAPPAGGFGGADDEPPF, from the coding sequence ATGGCACAGGGAGATACCAACATTACGGTCGTGGGCAATTGCGTCAATGACCCTGAGCTGCGGTTTACGCCCTCGGGCGCCGCAGTGGCTAACTTCCGTGTGGCCTCCACTCCCCGCCGGTTCAACTCTCAGACGAACCAGTGGGAGGACGGCGAGGCGCTGTTTTTGACCTGCAACGTGTGGCGGCAGGCCGCCGAGAACGTAGCGGAGACGATCTCCAAGGGAATGCGGATCATCGTGACCGGCCGGTTGCGCCAGCGTTCCTATCAGAACCGCGAGGGTGAAAACCGCACGGTCTATGAGATCGAGGTCGATGAGGTCGGCCCCTCCCTGCGTTATGCTTCCGCCCAGGTAAACCGCAACCCCCGCGAGGGCGGCGGCAACCGAGGCGGGCAGCCCGGCGGTGGCTTTGGCGGCAACTACGGCGGCCAGCAGGCCTCGCAGGGCAACCAGGGTGGCTTCGGCGGCTCCCAGCCGCAACAGCAGCCGATGGGCGGCGGTAACTCCGCCCCGGCGAACGATCCCTGGAACTCCGCACCCCCCGCCGGTGGTTTCGGCGGGGCGGACGACGAGCCCCCGTTCTGA
- the rpsF gene encoding 30S ribosomal protein S6, whose protein sequence is MRHYEIMVILDPTQDARTAAPSLEKFLDVVRKENGTVEKVDVWGKRRLAYPIDKKEEGVYVVINLECESSTVNEVDRLLNLNDNILRTKVLRTDK, encoded by the coding sequence GTGCGTCACTACGAAATCATGGTCATCCTGGATCCCACTCAGGATGCACGCACCGCAGCCCCGTCCCTGGAGAAGTTCCTCGACGTGGTTCGCAAGGAAAACGGCACCGTTGAAAAGGTCGATGTGTGGGGCAAGCGCCGCTTGGCCTACCCGATCGACAAGAAGGAAGAGGGCGTTTACGTCGTCATCAACCTTGAGTGCGAGTCCAGCACCGTCAATGAGGTTGATCGTCTCCTGAACCTCAACGACAACATTCTGCGTACGAAGGTTCTGCGCACCGATAAGTAA
- a CDS encoding glycosyltransferase 87 family protein, giving the protein MPYSPRPPRAVDRVSPARTEPLAAGFIERLGGPVGRFGSVGTQPWWTPLRVLLALGMTFLSLGYLSKAHCLVSTAGEGEPTLNWSGNRQYMSACYSDIAGMYSTYHAEGLGNPFAARVTTEPVLTSLFQWLLSALSNLTYPIAQALPFPVAPAAWYFTLTALVLGGLWIAALRLLLDLVGNRTWDLVLVAASPLLIVYVFHGWDVLAVAALVAALHALRYRRPLRAGFWVGVGAAFQWWPVLLLLALVLLAARAKDPAQWRFVGRVAGAAVATWLAANLPVLVLYPQAWLDPYRLLLDQEAGWGTLYHLVGEGLGAAFPPLALTILVPGLWLVGAVIVAQWVLSSSRTPRLAEVLFLLVAMTLLVSRTWLPQHALWLLVPAVLALPRWRWLLGWMVLEMLVFPATMLYSGAEGASGLPLWFFTVVILVRGGVVTALAVMVVQQVKGQREDAVYQAEGGVDPLLPWREDRGRRA; this is encoded by the coding sequence GTGCCGTATTCCCCTCGCCCGCCCCGCGCCGTCGATCGCGTCTCTCCGGCGCGCACCGAGCCGCTGGCGGCGGGCTTTATTGAACGCCTCGGTGGCCCCGTGGGAAGGTTCGGGAGCGTGGGCACCCAACCCTGGTGGACGCCGCTGCGGGTGCTGCTGGCCCTGGGCATGACCTTCCTTTCCCTGGGCTATCTCTCCAAGGCGCACTGCCTGGTGAGCACGGCGGGCGAGGGGGAACCCACCCTGAATTGGTCGGGCAACCGTCAATACATGTCCGCCTGTTATAGCGACATCGCTGGCATGTACAGCACCTATCACGCGGAGGGGCTGGGCAATCCCTTTGCCGCCCGCGTGACCACGGAGCCGGTGCTCACCTCCTTATTCCAGTGGCTGCTCAGCGCGCTGAGCAACCTCACCTATCCGATTGCCCAGGCGCTCCCCTTCCCCGTGGCCCCGGCGGCCTGGTACTTCACCCTCACGGCCCTGGTGCTGGGTGGCCTGTGGATCGCCGCCCTGCGCCTGCTGCTGGATCTGGTGGGCAACCGAACCTGGGATCTGGTGCTCGTGGCAGCCTCCCCCCTGCTGATCGTGTACGTATTCCACGGCTGGGACGTGCTCGCGGTGGCCGCGCTGGTGGCGGCCCTGCATGCCCTGCGGTATCGACGCCCCCTCCGCGCCGGATTCTGGGTGGGCGTGGGCGCGGCTTTCCAGTGGTGGCCGGTTCTGCTTTTGCTAGCCCTTGTGCTGCTGGCCGCGCGCGCCAAGGACCCGGCCCAGTGGAGGTTCGTGGGCCGCGTGGCGGGTGCGGCGGTGGCCACCTGGCTGGCAGCAAACCTCCCGGTGCTGGTGCTCTATCCCCAGGCCTGGTTAGACCCGTATCGGCTCCTGCTGGATCAGGAGGCGGGTTGGGGCACCCTGTATCACCTCGTGGGCGAGGGATTGGGCGCGGCGTTCCCGCCGCTGGCGCTCACGATCCTGGTGCCCGGACTGTGGCTGGTGGGTGCCGTGATCGTGGCGCAGTGGGTTCTCTCATCCTCCCGCACCCCGCGCCTGGCGGAGGTGCTATTCCTGCTCGTGGCCATGACGCTCCTGGTCAGCAGGACGTGGCTCCCGCAGCACGCCCTGTGGCTGTTGGTTCCGGCGGTACTGGCGCTACCCCGGTGGCGGTGGCTGCTGGGCTGGATGGTGTTGGAGATGCTGGTATTCCCCGCGACCATGCTTTACAGCGGCGCGGAGGGGGCCAGTGGCCTGCCGCTGTGGTTCTTCACGGTGGTGATCCTGGTGCGCGGCGGGGTGGTCACGGCCCTGGCGGTGATGGTGGTGCAGCAGGTCAAGGGCCAGCGAGAGGACGCGGTGTATCAGGCAGAGGGCGGGGTAGATCCGCTGCTGCCGTGGCGAGAAGATAGGGGGCGCAGGGCATGA
- a CDS encoding transglycosylase domain-containing protein, whose translation MWTSLGVLTLLILLPIIGFMAAYIMAKVPEPEELSAKQVSQIFTSDSSEELARIVPPDGNRQQIPYDQIPEGMRNAVLAAEDREFWTNPGFSITGFGRAVLGQLRGDSSAGGGSTITQQYVKNMLVGNEHSIERKLRELVYSTKMANEWSKEEVLSAYLNTVYFGRNAYGVESASQAYFGKHAAELTPEEAAVLAAAIQRPSQLDPWVNRSESELRWNYVLDGMVEIGGMTPQDRANAVYPETTDPASYSAYTEADGTNGMIKNQVMAELETLGITEQDVTTRGLKITTTIDKQAQEATVSAVHNNLQGEQENVRTAAVSVEPASGAVRAYYGGEDAHGWDYANAGLQTGSTFKIFGLAAALQQGIPLSTGYSSDPVTLPGGITVNNVEGFNCGFCSIKDALKYSHNTSFIRLQNDLANGTQDTADMAHALGIERSLPGIPQTLTENGEQPYEGIVLGQYQSRPLDMAVAVATLTNRGVWQQPHFVQKVETANGEVLYERAGQEGERRVNEVVADNVIDAMQPIAAYSNGKTLAGGRPSASKTGTTQLGDTGYNKDAWMVGSTPQLATAVWVGTEDNSPLLNAWGGSMYGSGLPTDIWKATLDGALDGRDFEDFAPAGPVTWGTGYYGGGYAAPGTTSGSSSWSDTSGSTASGTGTTGTTNSNTGTEQGPTENAPAQQPSPAAPAEQPAPSPAQPAAPAPAPAPAPAAPAEQPAPGPNPQDYNQGGDMVEILPNEVGELLGL comes from the coding sequence ATGTGGACTTCGCTGGGTGTTCTCACCCTGCTCATTCTGCTGCCGATCATTGGCTTCATGGCGGCGTACATCATGGCCAAGGTGCCCGAGCCGGAGGAACTATCCGCCAAGCAGGTCTCGCAGATCTTTACCTCGGATTCCTCCGAGGAACTGGCGCGCATCGTGCCCCCGGACGGCAACCGCCAGCAGATCCCCTATGACCAGATCCCCGAGGGCATGCGCAACGCCGTGCTGGCCGCGGAGGATCGGGAGTTCTGGACCAACCCAGGCTTCTCTATCACCGGCTTTGGCCGCGCCGTGCTGGGCCAGTTGCGCGGTGATAGTTCCGCCGGCGGTGGCTCCACCATCACCCAGCAGTACGTGAAGAACATGCTGGTGGGCAACGAGCATTCCATCGAGCGTAAGCTGCGCGAGTTGGTGTATTCCACCAAGATGGCCAACGAGTGGTCCAAGGAAGAGGTGCTCTCCGCGTACCTCAACACCGTGTACTTTGGCCGCAACGCCTATGGCGTGGAGTCCGCTTCCCAGGCGTACTTTGGCAAGCACGCTGCGGAACTCACCCCGGAGGAGGCCGCCGTGCTGGCGGCCGCCATTCAGCGCCCCAGCCAGCTCGATCCCTGGGTGAATCGCTCCGAGTCCGAGTTGCGCTGGAATTACGTGCTGGACGGCATGGTGGAGATCGGCGGCATGACCCCGCAGGATCGGGCCAACGCCGTGTACCCGGAGACCACCGACCCCGCCTCCTACAGCGCTTACACCGAGGCCGATGGCACCAACGGCATGATCAAGAACCAGGTGATGGCGGAACTGGAAACCTTGGGCATCACCGAACAGGACGTGACCACGCGCGGCCTCAAGATCACCACCACCATTGATAAGCAGGCCCAGGAGGCCACCGTGAGTGCGGTGCACAATAACCTCCAGGGTGAGCAGGAGAACGTGCGCACGGCGGCCGTGTCCGTGGAGCCGGCCAGCGGCGCGGTGCGCGCCTACTACGGCGGTGAGGATGCCCACGGCTGGGATTACGCCAACGCGGGCCTGCAAACCGGCTCCACCTTCAAGATCTTTGGCCTGGCGGCCGCCCTGCAACAGGGCATTCCGCTGTCCACCGGCTACTCCTCCGATCCGGTGACCCTGCCCGGTGGGATCACGGTGAACAACGTGGAGGGCTTCAACTGCGGCTTCTGCTCCATCAAGGACGCCCTGAAGTACTCCCACAACACCAGCTTCATCCGCCTGCAAAATGACCTCGCCAACGGCACCCAGGACACCGCCGATATGGCGCACGCCCTGGGCATCGAGCGCTCCCTGCCGGGTATCCCGCAGACGCTCACGGAGAACGGCGAGCAGCCCTACGAGGGCATCGTGCTGGGGCAGTACCAGTCCCGCCCGCTGGATATGGCGGTGGCCGTGGCCACGCTGACCAACCGCGGCGTGTGGCAGCAGCCCCACTTCGTGCAAAAGGTGGAGACGGCCAACGGCGAGGTGCTTTACGAGCGCGCGGGCCAGGAGGGCGAGCGCCGCGTGAACGAGGTGGTGGCCGATAACGTGATCGACGCCATGCAGCCCATCGCGGCCTACTCCAACGGCAAGACCCTTGCCGGTGGCCGCCCCTCCGCCTCCAAGACGGGCACCACGCAGTTGGGCGATACCGGCTACAACAAGGACGCCTGGATGGTGGGTTCCACCCCGCAGCTGGCCACCGCCGTGTGGGTGGGCACCGAGGATAACTCCCCGCTGCTCAACGCCTGGGGCGGTTCCATGTACGGCTCCGGCCTGCCCACGGACATCTGGAAGGCCACCCTCGACGGCGCCCTCGATGGCCGAGACTTTGAGGACTTCGCCCCGGCCGGACCGGTCACCTGGGGCACCGGATACTACGGCGGAGGCTACGCCGCGCCGGGCACGACCTCTGGTTCCTCCTCCTGGAGCGATACCTCCGGTTCCACCGCCTCGGGCACGGGAACCACGGGCACGACGAACTCCAACACCGGAACCGAGCAGGGCCCTACGGAGAACGCCCCGGCCCAGCAGCCCTCACCGGCCGCTCCGGCGGAGCAACCCGCTCCCTCCCCCGCTCAGCCCGCGGCTCCGGCTCCCGCGCCAGCACCGGCTCCGGCCGCTCCGGCGGAGCAACCCGCGCCGGGACCGAACCCGCAGGACTATAACCAGGGCGGCGATATGGTGGAGATCCTGCCCAACGAGGTTGGGGAACTCTTAGGCCTGTAA
- a CDS encoding DUF5318 family protein: MIHYRYEVSHQWQRRTLLQRFRAGQVPREALCDADFLLVTAARFHGQPAERPCPVCGGEELRVVRWVHGEELGRRSGTARNEEEIEALVAERGEVTVHTVEVCPGCRWNHLVSSATAVAGAPGEPGVHG, from the coding sequence GTGATTCATTACCGCTATGAGGTCAGCCATCAGTGGCAGCGCCGCACGCTGCTTCAGCGCTTCCGCGCAGGTCAAGTGCCCCGGGAGGCGCTTTGCGACGCCGACTTCCTCCTCGTTACCGCCGCCCGTTTCCACGGGCAGCCCGCCGAGCGCCCCTGCCCGGTGTGCGGCGGCGAGGAACTGCGGGTGGTGCGCTGGGTACACGGCGAGGAGCTGGGGCGTCGCTCCGGCACCGCCCGCAACGAGGAGGAAATCGAGGCGCTGGTGGCCGAGCGCGGCGAGGTCACGGTGCACACGGTGGAGGTGTGCCCGGGGTGTCGGTGGAATCACCTTGTCAGTTCCGCCACAGCCGTGGCGGGCGCGCCGGGTGAGCCCGGTGTGCACGGCTAG
- a CDS encoding MarR family transcriptional regulator has protein sequence MNSPTPDVVARKVRPALTKLYVMYFRMASQSNLTGPQLSIMTRMKENGESRISHLAKEEGIRMPTASNALHQLEQRGMVERLRDTHDRRGVRVRLTDLGMAELERVGEERTQNLTEMLEKLSPEELRRADEFVDVINVLASKYGVPESPQ, from the coding sequence ATGAATTCCCCCACCCCTGACGTGGTGGCGCGAAAGGTGCGCCCCGCTCTGACCAAACTGTATGTGATGTACTTCCGCATGGCGAGCCAGTCCAACCTCACTGGCCCGCAGCTTTCCATCATGACCCGGATGAAGGAAAACGGTGAATCGCGGATCAGCCACCTGGCTAAGGAAGAGGGGATCCGTATGCCCACCGCCTCCAATGCGCTGCACCAACTGGAGCAGCGCGGCATGGTGGAGCGCCTCCGCGATACCCACGATCGACGCGGCGTGCGCGTGCGCCTGACCGACCTGGGCATGGCGGAATTAGAGCGAGTGGGCGAGGAGCGCACGCAGAACCTCACCGAGATGCTAGAAAAACTCTCCCCGGAGGAACTGCGCCGTGCCGATGAATTTGTGGACGTGATTAACGTCCTGGCCTCCAAGTACGGCGTGCCCGAGTCTCCCCAGTAA
- a CDS encoding universal stress protein yields the protein MSTDSPKSAAQDTPSRGPQRILVAWRPDAPRTDSIEFAAWLARTADVQIRVVTTFLRPWPTTSLQKLGGKYRTWQEKQQRACHKAVTRALERAQIDQKHWDKHVSVFVEGPSQHALLTQAAEDFDAHLVILGSRAAAPKGRFLANSTADALLHSSPKALGLAPRSVKLAKNGVKRVNFAYLGTEDTDRDPSLDYAAQMAQAWGTPLRILSFSPSDIADVSLAGHFNLAKELTHDWREHSLAMLDRARDWIASRYPDLELESEVGTGPGWAGAVDALKWKKGDLLCLGSHPLGPIERVSVGSTATDFLPHVRMPVIIYQVPRKSAPT from the coding sequence TTGAGCACGGATTCCCCCAAGAGCGCTGCGCAGGACACCCCCTCGCGCGGCCCCCAGCGGATTCTCGTTGCGTGGCGCCCCGACGCCCCCCGGACGGATTCCATCGAGTTTGCCGCCTGGCTCGCCCGCACCGCCGACGTGCAAATCAGGGTGGTCACCACCTTCCTGCGCCCCTGGCCCACCACCTCGCTGCAAAAACTCGGCGGGAAGTACCGCACCTGGCAGGAAAAGCAGCAGCGCGCCTGCCACAAGGCCGTCACCCGCGCCCTGGAGCGGGCACAGATCGACCAGAAGCACTGGGATAAGCACGTATCCGTGTTTGTGGAGGGCCCCTCGCAGCACGCCCTGCTCACCCAGGCCGCCGAGGATTTTGATGCCCACCTGGTGATCCTCGGCTCGCGCGCGGCCGCACCCAAGGGACGGTTCCTGGCCAACTCCACCGCGGACGCCCTGCTCCATTCCTCCCCCAAGGCCCTGGGTTTGGCCCCGCGCTCGGTGAAACTGGCCAAAAACGGCGTCAAGCGCGTGAACTTTGCCTACCTGGGCACCGAGGACACCGACCGCGACCCCAGCCTGGACTACGCCGCCCAGATGGCCCAGGCCTGGGGCACCCCGCTGCGTATCCTTTCCTTTTCCCCCTCGGACATCGCGGACGTCTCCCTGGCCGGGCACTTCAACCTCGCCAAGGAACTCACCCACGATTGGCGCGAGCACTCCCTGGCCATGCTGGATCGCGCGCGGGACTGGATCGCCTCCCGCTACCCCGACCTCGAACTGGAATCCGAGGTGGGCACCGGCCCCGGCTGGGCGGGGGCCGTGGACGCGCTCAAGTGGAAAAAGGGCGACCTGCTCTGCCTGGGTTCTCACCCGCTGGGTCCCATCGAGCGGGTATCCGTGGGCAGCACCGCCACGGATTTTCTCCCGCACGTGCGCATGCCCGTGATTATCTATCAGGTGCCCAGGAAGTCCGCTCCCACATAA
- a CDS encoding SDR family NAD(P)-dependent oxidoreductase has protein sequence MPHAVVTGASRGVGRDVAALLLRAGWEVSAQYHSRPDEGLGVTRWWQADFRQPLPDDLPLPERIDALIHCAGICPIGTTDSLTRRAWEESLAVNLHAPVELTSRALPALRAAGGHMVYVNSGAGLHSKPQWSAYSTAKHAARAWCDALRAEEPEIRVTSVYPGRIATDMQRGIVAELGEEWRPESYLDTAEVAQAIVAALGSHTTDIQVRP, from the coding sequence ATGCCGCACGCCGTTGTCACCGGAGCCAGCAGGGGAGTGGGGCGAGACGTCGCCGCGCTGCTTCTTCGCGCGGGCTGGGAGGTCAGCGCCCAGTATCACTCCCGGCCGGACGAGGGGCTTGGTGTAACCCGGTGGTGGCAGGCGGACTTCCGCCAGCCGCTCCCCGACGATCTTCCCCTGCCCGAGCGGATCGACGCCCTCATTCATTGCGCCGGGATCTGCCCCATCGGCACCACCGACTCCCTGACCCGCCGCGCGTGGGAGGAATCGCTGGCCGTGAACCTGCACGCCCCGGTGGAACTGACCTCCCGGGCGCTGCCCGCGCTGCGGGCCGCGGGCGGGCACATGGTGTACGTCAATTCCGGGGCCGGGCTCCACTCCAAGCCGCAGTGGTCCGCCTACTCCACCGCCAAGCACGCGGCCCGCGCCTGGTGCGACGCGCTGCGCGCCGAGGAACCGGAGATCCGCGTGACCAGCGTGTACCCCGGGCGCATCGCCACGGATATGCAACGCGGAATCGTCGCGGAGCTGGGCGAGGAGTGGCGGCCGGAATCCTACCTGGACACCGCCGAGGTAGCCCAGGCCATCGTGGCGGCGCTGGGCAGCCACACCACGGATATTCAGGTGCGCCCATGA
- a CDS encoding antibiotic biosynthesis monooxygenase, translated as MSIVKINALTVPAEAAETLEERFAARKHAVDQAPGFEGFQLLRPTAGEERYFVVTWWKDEASYADWRDNRAAAAHGEGEGQEKRRPAATKAELLEFEVVLDSCEEG; from the coding sequence ATGAGCATCGTGAAGATCAACGCCCTGACCGTGCCCGCCGAGGCGGCCGAGACCCTGGAGGAGCGCTTTGCCGCCCGCAAGCACGCCGTGGATCAGGCTCCCGGCTTCGAGGGCTTCCAGCTGCTGCGCCCCACCGCCGGGGAGGAACGCTACTTTGTGGTCACCTGGTGGAAGGATGAGGCCTCTTACGCCGATTGGCGCGATAACCGCGCGGCGGCCGCCCACGGGGAGGGCGAGGGCCAGGAGAAGCGCCGCCCCGCCGCCACCAAGGCGGAACTCCTGGAGTTCGAGGTGGTGCTGGATTCCTGCGAGGAGGGTTAG
- a CDS encoding DoxX family protein: MQNFLERATPGALALYRIAIGLIFFFYGSSRFFDWPVAGEFEAPELFAFPTWWAAAIQIVGGGLVILGLFTRTAAFLSSGSMAVAYFWMHQPEGLTLLNNGGVASALLCWALFILVFVGPGALSVDGLLRKKK; encoded by the coding sequence GTGCAAAACTTTTTGGAACGCGCCACGCCCGGCGCTCTTGCGTTGTATCGCATTGCTATTGGTCTGATCTTTTTCTTCTACGGTAGTTCCCGCTTCTTCGATTGGCCGGTGGCCGGGGAGTTTGAGGCACCGGAACTCTTTGCCTTCCCCACCTGGTGGGCGGCCGCTATTCAGATCGTGGGCGGCGGCCTGGTGATCCTCGGTCTGTTCACCCGCACCGCCGCCTTCCTCTCCTCCGGTAGCATGGCGGTGGCGTACTTCTGGATGCACCAGCCGGAGGGGCTGACCCTGCTGAATAACGGCGGCGTGGCCAGCGCCCTGCTGTGCTGGGCGCTGTTCATCCTGGTGTTCGTGGGGCCGGGTGCGCTGTCCGTGGATGGTCTATTGAGGAAGAAGAAGTAA
- a CDS encoding rhodanese-related sulfurtransferase: MSLGKILLYYKFTPIADPEAVRLWQRDLCESLGLRGRILISRHGINGTVGGDMAACKRYIKKTREYPGFKGMEFKWSEGGAEDFPRLSVKAREEIVAFGAPEELRVDEHGVVGGGVHLKPHEVNELVERRGEEVVFFDGRNAMEAQIGRFKDAVVPDVRTTHDFIAELESGKYDALKDRPVVTYCTGGIRCEVLSALMRNRGFKEVYQIDGGIVRYGEAYGNKGLWEGSLYVFDRRMTMNFGIDPARLGRCVHCGEHTTSFRNCANEDTCRRQVLICDSCWNGEESGGEGIHHCGRKECEQVS, from the coding sequence GTGTCGCTCGGGAAAATCCTTCTGTATTACAAGTTCACCCCCATCGCGGACCCGGAGGCCGTGCGCCTCTGGCAGCGCGATCTGTGCGAGTCCCTAGGGCTGCGCGGGCGGATCCTCATCTCCCGGCACGGCATCAACGGCACCGTGGGCGGGGACATGGCGGCCTGCAAGCGCTACATCAAAAAGACCCGCGAATACCCCGGCTTCAAGGGCATGGAGTTCAAGTGGTCCGAGGGTGGTGCGGAGGACTTCCCCCGCCTCTCGGTCAAAGCCCGCGAGGAGATCGTGGCCTTTGGCGCGCCGGAGGAACTGCGCGTGGACGAGCACGGGGTGGTCGGCGGCGGGGTACACCTCAAGCCGCACGAGGTCAATGAGCTGGTGGAGCGCCGGGGCGAGGAGGTGGTGTTCTTTGACGGCCGCAATGCGATGGAGGCGCAGATCGGCAGGTTCAAAGACGCCGTGGTGCCGGACGTGCGCACCACGCATGACTTCATCGCGGAATTGGAGTCCGGCAAGTATGACGCCCTCAAGGATCGCCCCGTGGTCACCTACTGCACGGGCGGTATCCGCTGCGAGGTGCTCTCCGCGCTCATGCGCAACCGGGGTTTCAAGGAGGTCTACCAGATCGACGGCGGCATTGTCCGCTACGGAGAGGCCTATGGGAATAAGGGCCTGTGGGAGGGCTCGCTGTACGTTTTTGATCGCAGGATGACCATGAACTTTGGCATCGACCCCGCGCGCCTGGGACGCTGCGTGCACTGCGGGGAGCACACCACCTCCTTCCGCAACTGCGCGAATGAGGATACCTGCCGCCGTCAGGTGCTTATCTGCGATTCCTGCTGGAACGGCGAGGAGAGCGGCGGCGAGGGCATACACCATTGTGGACGAAAAGAGTGCGAGCAGGTCAGTTAA